The following proteins are encoded in a genomic region of Nicotiana sylvestris chromosome 4, ASM39365v2, whole genome shotgun sequence:
- the LOC104224968 gene encoding uncharacterized protein produces the protein MDKDGFEANDISMGRLPQNLKERFQLVEVDDPRVAIALFHIDTDGFGPGMKPLTYNEVRIPCLKKEGEKTNKIVKEHKVQWQTYGCSIMMDKWTAKNEKVIINVLVNSPRGSVFLESYDASDSSTNSNKMFNLFEKTLLKIGKENVVQIVIDNASENKKAGDILKGVFLKHFWTPCVAHCINFDVWSHFQAIKIHSYFSQRPLLLNITRRYTNQRNLGKSVKTRFTTAIMTLHSFYLQKKNLRTLFMSTGWSKIIYAKEALGEEVASYIVGPYFLNDTVQALKVCNPLLTVLRLVDGERKPPMGYIYEAMDRAKEAIKKAFDKDKRKYESF, from the exons ATGGATAAGGATGGCTTTGAAGCCAATGATATATCAATGGGCCGCCTTCCTCAAAATCTCAAAGAAAGATTTCAACTAGTGGAAGTGGATGATCCACGGGTAGCAAT AGCTCTTTTTCATATTGACACAGATGGTTTTGGCCCAGGAATGAAGCCCCTAACCTATAACGAAGTAAGAATTCCTTGTCTAAAAAAGGAGGGGGAGAAGACAAACAAGATTGTCAAGGAGCATAAGGTGCAATGGCAAACTTATGGATGTTCCATTATGATGGATAAGTGGACAGCAAAAAATGAGAAAGTGATCATTAATGTTTTGGTGAATTCTCCAAGAGGTAGTGTGTTTCTTGAATCTTATGATGCTAGTGACTCTTCCACCAATTCCAATAAAATGTTCAACTTGTTTGAGAAGACTCTATTGAAAATTGGGAAGGAAAATGTTGTGCAAATTGTTATTGATAACGCAAGTGAGAATAAAAAAGCGGGTGACATATTGAAGGGAGTGTTCCTGAAACATTTTTGGACTCCTTGTGTTGCCCATTGTATCAACTTTGATGTTTGGTCACATTTTCAA GCGATTAAGATACATTCTTACTTTAGTCAGAGGCCATTGTTGTTGAACATAACGAGGAGATACACAAACCAAAGAAATTTGGGGAAATCGGTTAAGACAAGATTCACAACAGCTATCATGACTTTGCATAGTTTTTACTTGCAAAAGAAAAACTTGAGAACCTTGTTCATGTCAACTGGATGGAGTAAGATTATCTATGCAAAGGAAGCTCTTGGGGAAGAAGTTGCGAGCTATATTGTTGGTCCATATTTTTTGAATGACACTGTTCAAGCACTTAAAGTTTGTAATCCTTTGCTTACTGTACTTCGTTTGGTGGATGGGGAGAGAAAACCACCAATGGGATACATTTATGAAGCCATGGATAGGGCCAAAGAAGCTATCAAAAAGGCATTTGATAAAGATAAGAGGAAATATGAGAGTTTTTGA